The following proteins are encoded in a genomic region of Papaver somniferum cultivar HN1 unplaced genomic scaffold, ASM357369v1 unplaced-scaffold_10, whole genome shotgun sequence:
- the LOC113326318 gene encoding cytochrome P450 76A2-like: MGLVNTLVIASADAAMELFKSHDQAFSNRYLGEVLKSTGDEYGPTPLLSPHGPIWRMNRRLYANIFSHTSIKNTMGRRRQFVDQIIQWISVEEKEGRSVEIKHITSVALTNLFGNLFFSKDFMDLKSASGNELYQLIKEIGALSTKPNVADFFPWLQKLDPQNLANRTRKAVDAFQNIIDEFAKERKSRDVATRNNEEKDFWDFLMDFEGSGKDEPRKMSDRHIYAFIMEAISGGTDTTVSTVEWVMTEVVRNPEVMRKTKDEIAQVVGYNRKIEESDIGSLPYLGAVIKEAMRLNPVAPLLIPRTTVKDTEFMGYIIPKGTAVLVNTWGIGRDSASWDNPFSFNPDRFLGNNTDYRGRHSRFLPFGAGRRMCPGLPMVHQILPMLVGSLLQSFDWTLENGVAPESINMNGKIEMSLKKSTPLRIIPRASPLAV; this comes from the exons ATGGGGCTAGTAAATACACTGGTTATTGCTTCCGCAGATGCTGCTATGGAGTTATTCAAAAGCCATGATCAAGCCTTTTCCAATCGTTATCTAGGAGAAGTGCTAAAATCAACAGGTGATGAGTATGGTCCAACTCCGTTGTTGTCTCCACATGGACCAATCTGGCGAATGAATAGGAGACTATATGCAAACATCTTTTCTCATACGTCAATAAAGAATACTATGGGTAGACGAAGACAGTTTGTAGATCAGATAATACAATGGATATCGGTAGAAGAAAAGGAAGGTCGAAGTGTTGAAATAAAACACATCACTTCTGTTGCCTTAACCAATCTATttggaaatctcttcttttctaaaGATTTTATGGATCTAAAATCGGCATCTGGAAATGAACTCTATCAATTGATTAAGGAGATTGGAGCTTTATCTACAAAGCCTAATGTAGCTGATTTCTTTCCGTGGTTACAAAAGCTAGATCCACAGAATTTGGCCAACAGAACGAGGAAGGCAGTCGATGCATTTCAAAATATTATTGATGAGTTTGCAAAGGAGCGAAAAAGCAGGGATGTTGCTACACGCAATAACGAGGAGAAGGATTTTTGGGATTTCTTGATGGATTTCGAAGGCAGTGGCAAAGATGAACCAAGGAAAATGTCAGACAGACACATTTATGCGTTTATAATG GAAGCAATTAGCGGTGGAACCGACACAACAGTGTCTACCGTAGAATGGGTAATGACAGAAGTTGTTCGCAATCCAGAGGTAATGAGGAAGACCAAAGATGAGATTGCCCAAGTTGTTGGCTATAACAGAAAGATTGAAGAAAGTGATATTGGAAGTTTACCTTATCTTGGTGCTGTGATTAAAGAAGCAATGAGATTAAATCCAGTGGCTCCTTTACTAATTCCGCGAACTACTGTTAAAGACACTGAATTCATGGGGTATATTATACCTAAGGGCACGGCAGTGTTGGTTAATACTTGGGGCATTGGAAGGGATTCAGCTTCATGGGATAATCCATTCTCATTCAATCCAGATCGTTTCTTAGGAAATAATACTGATTACCGTGGAAGACATTCTCGGTTCTTACCGTTTGGAGCTGGAAGACGCATGTGTCCTGGCCTCCCAATGGTCCACCAAATTCTTCCCATGTTGGTTGGATCATTGCTCCAATCTTTCGATTGGACCCTTGAAAATGGCGTCGCTCCTGAATCCATAAACATGAATGGAAAAATAGAGATGTCATTGAAGAAGTCCACTCCTCTAAGAATAATACCAAGAGCATCGCCTCTTGCAGTGTGA
- the LOC113326319 gene encoding luc7-like protein 3, with product MAGKSSQSAGFVGVPEESPLPSSAASPDSQEYIQAKALLSSVRIAVLQKIQEDVRSKIDRQLQLQVQQREEQKAAREREREERRRERKDEEWEEKQAEKQAKAPKYGSVTESDSKSIDGFEAEGEMETIDLDSDAYGGQEEDNHGRMVYDEKHLRSRFEYEIANPKILSRTMNEGESKRLKVSLNVLDSEDENEEDRNDASSSSGTCPASSDSDSEHYEEKGLDTDEDDWL from the exons ATGGCAGGCAAGTCTTCTCAGAGTGCAGGGTTTGTGGGAGTTCCTGAAGAGTCTCCTCTGCCGTCATCTGCTGCATCTCCAGATTCACAAGAATATATACAAGCCAAGGCTCTTCTTTCTTCAGTGAGGATTGCAGTGTTACAGAAGATACAAGAGGATGTGCGATCTAAGATCGATCGGCAGTTGCAACTTCAAGTCCAACAAAGGGAGGAACAGAAGGCTGCTCGAGAACGAGAACGAGAAGAGAGAAG gcgAGAGAGAAAAGATGAAGAGTGGGAGGAGAAGCAAGCGGAGAAACAAGCAAAGGCACCCAAGTATGGAAGTGTAACTGAAAGTGATTCTAAGTCAATTGATGGGTTTGAGGCTGAGGGAGAGATGGAGACCATTGATTTGGATTCAGATGCTTATGGTGGTCAAGAAGAGGACAATCATGGAAGAATGGTGTATGATGAGAAGCATTTAAGGAGCCGGTTTGAGTATGAAATTGCCAACCCCAAGATCTTATCAAGAACCATGAATGAGGGTGAATCAAAAAGATTGAAAGTAAGTTTGAATGTGCTTGATTCCGAAGATGAAAATGAGGAAGATAGGAATGATGCTTCATCTTCCAGTGGGACTTGTCCTGCATCATCTGACAGTGACAGCGAGCACTATGAAGAGAAAGGATTGGACACTGATGAAGATGATTGGTTGTAA